The Labilithrix sp. genome contains a region encoding:
- a CDS encoding AgmX/PglI C-terminal domain-containing protein, with protein MSDAFRSELQAAQERVRRAEEEVAELRAENAKLAERLSPSQRPLFLAVGGSLLVAITAAVTTLSAARGRDRFEEELRAQREVAAALSAQTSALQAAADANAAKCTAELLECRRQLPAAQRREEPCRCPPGDPLCSCAQGPDPHWRGLEAAAVERVVAAHRAGVKRACWERGASERSSASVTVTANLAPNGQVSSVSSSGDDPALGKCIESQVKSWTFPAPGSPTTINIPFKFVRQ; from the coding sequence ATGAGCGACGCGTTCCGCTCCGAGCTCCAGGCGGCGCAGGAGAGGGTCCGCCGCGCGGAGGAGGAGGTCGCGGAGCTGCGCGCGGAGAACGCCAAGCTCGCGGAGCGCCTCTCGCCGTCGCAGCGTCCGCTCTTCCTCGCCGTCGGGGGCTCGCTCCTCGTCGCGATCACGGCCGCGGTCACGACGTTGAGCGCGGCGCGGGGGCGGGACCGGTTCGAGGAGGAGCTTCGCGCGCAGCGAGAGGTCGCGGCCGCTCTGTCGGCGCAGACGAGCGCGCTCCAAGCCGCGGCCGACGCCAACGCCGCGAAGTGCACGGCCGAGCTGCTGGAGTGCCGCCGCCAGCTCCCCGCGGCGCAACGCCGAGAGGAGCCGTGCCGGTGTCCCCCCGGCGACCCGCTCTGTTCTTGCGCGCAGGGGCCCGACCCGCACTGGCGCGGCCTCGAGGCCGCCGCCGTCGAGCGCGTCGTCGCGGCCCACCGCGCCGGCGTGAAGCGGGCGTGCTGGGAGCGCGGCGCGAGCGAGAGGTCGAGCGCCAGCGTGACCGTCACCGCGAACCTCGCGCCGAACGGCCAGGTGTCGAGCGTCTCGTCCTCGGGCGACGACCCCGCGCTGGGCAAGTGCATCGAGAGCCAGGTGAAGAGCTGGACCTTCCCCGCCCCGGGCTCCCCGACGACGATCAACATCCCTTTCAAGTTCGTCCGCCAGTAG
- a CDS encoding 2,3,4,5-tetrahydropyridine-2,6-dicarboxylate N-succinyltransferase, whose amino-acid sequence MEERALVEAAFADRSKLKDPAHAAAVERVIALLDRGELRVASPPAEEGGEWTTHAWVKQAILLYFGVRGMETMSVGPFEFHDKIPLKKDLASQNVRVVPPGVIRYGAFCEPGVIVMPGYVNIGARVGAGTMVDTWATVGSCAQIGAGVHLSGGVGIGGVLEPPGARPVIVEDGAFIGSRVVIVEGFHIGKEAVIGTGVSLTASTPVYDVTGSEVVEHRGKVPARSVVIPGTRTKKFPAGEFQIPCALIIGKRSESTDKKTSLNDALRDFAVPV is encoded by the coding sequence ATGGAAGAGCGCGCTCTCGTCGAGGCGGCATTCGCCGATCGTTCCAAGCTGAAGGATCCGGCCCATGCCGCCGCGGTGGAGCGCGTCATCGCGCTGCTCGATCGCGGTGAGCTCCGCGTCGCGTCGCCGCCGGCCGAAGAGGGGGGCGAGTGGACGACGCACGCGTGGGTGAAGCAGGCCATCCTGCTCTACTTCGGCGTCCGCGGCATGGAGACGATGAGCGTGGGACCCTTCGAGTTCCACGACAAGATCCCGCTGAAGAAGGACCTCGCGAGCCAGAACGTCCGCGTCGTCCCGCCGGGCGTCATCCGCTACGGCGCGTTCTGCGAGCCGGGCGTGATCGTGATGCCGGGCTACGTGAACATCGGCGCGCGCGTCGGCGCCGGCACGATGGTCGACACCTGGGCCACCGTCGGCTCGTGCGCGCAGATCGGCGCGGGCGTGCACCTCTCGGGCGGCGTCGGCATCGGCGGCGTGCTCGAGCCCCCCGGCGCGCGCCCCGTCATCGTGGAGGACGGCGCGTTCATCGGATCGCGCGTCGTCATCGTCGAGGGCTTCCACATCGGCAAGGAGGCCGTCATCGGCACCGGCGTGTCGCTCACCGCGTCGACGCCGGTGTACGACGTGACCGGGAGCGAGGTCGTGGAGCACCGCGGGAAGGTGCCGGCGCGCTCGGTCGTCATCCCCGGCACGCGCACGAAGAAGTTCCCCGCCGGCGAGTTCCAGATCCCGTGCGCGCTCATCATCGGCAAGCGCAGCGAGAGCACCGACAAGAAGACGAGCCTGAACGACGCCCTCCGCGACTTCGCTGTTCCGGTATGA
- the alaS gene encoding alanine--tRNA ligase codes for MSKVASEVRSSFLDYFKRQGHEVVASSSLVPQNDPTLMFANAGMVQFKDVFTGQDRRPYTRATSSQKCIRISGKHNDLENVGVTARHHTFFEMLGNFSFGDYFKEDAIAFSWELVTKEWGISPNKLVATVFGGAEGVPADDEARAIWKKVTGWGDDRVLGIPGVPGDNFWQMGETGPCGPSTELHFFTGDGETNIASFGEEPTPDGKGWMEIWNLVFMQFDRAGSEAAGYTLAPLPKPCVDTGAGLERVTSVLQGKTSNYETDLLRALVDKAAVIAKKPYGGTQADDDVSMRVIADHARLTAFLIAEGIQPDRAGRPYVLRRVMRRAIRHGHRLGIKEPFLHEVALEVVSTMGDQYPELRERQALIASVAEQEEVRFRETIDRGLKILDDEVARLTSAGQSTIPGKVVFDLEATYGFPNDLTDVIARERRVHIDYAGYKDELEKHKKLSEGSKVGDEAVGDVWRHAQQALRDAAGGSDSAAVKFTGYEREEGEGRVLFLAHGAERATTATKHAKQGEKVAVVVDETPFYGESGGQVGDRGVIKTKSGGKVRVDDTLKPLTGLVVHVGEVVLGEILEGDAVKLEVDHAARTATRRNHSATHLLHWALRKVVGESAQQKGSLVAPDRLRFDYSSGKPLTAEQIQQIEDLVNEKILLDAPVLTEVLPQAEAKKRGAMAIFEEKYGDVVRVLTMTKDSVELCGGTHARALGEIGMFKILSDNGIAAGVRRVEAATGLNALKYVRDLEGTMRQAASLVKAAPSELPEKIERLLADAKKLDKELAEAKRKAAMGGGGNGGAGGGLDTWVQSARTTSFGKVLSLKLDVPDNAMLREVAEKLRDKLGESVVLVGSVAGPKAMLVLTVSKALTQQFKAGDLIRPIAQILGGSGGGRPDMAQAGGTEVGKIDEALGKLYELVGAAG; via the coding sequence ATGAGCAAAGTCGCGTCGGAAGTCCGTTCGTCGTTCCTCGATTACTTCAAGCGTCAGGGGCACGAGGTCGTCGCCTCGTCGTCGCTCGTTCCGCAGAACGATCCCACCCTCATGTTCGCCAACGCCGGCATGGTCCAGTTCAAAGACGTGTTCACCGGTCAGGACCGCCGTCCGTACACGCGCGCCACGTCGAGCCAGAAGTGCATCCGCATCTCGGGCAAGCACAACGACCTCGAGAACGTCGGCGTCACCGCGCGCCATCACACGTTCTTCGAGATGCTCGGCAACTTCTCGTTCGGCGACTACTTCAAGGAGGACGCGATCGCGTTCTCGTGGGAGCTCGTCACGAAGGAGTGGGGCATCTCGCCGAACAAGCTCGTCGCGACGGTGTTCGGCGGCGCCGAGGGCGTCCCGGCCGACGACGAGGCGCGGGCGATCTGGAAGAAGGTGACGGGCTGGGGCGACGACCGCGTGCTCGGCATCCCCGGCGTGCCGGGCGACAACTTCTGGCAGATGGGCGAGACCGGTCCGTGCGGCCCCTCGACCGAGCTCCACTTCTTCACCGGCGACGGCGAGACGAACATCGCGTCGTTCGGCGAAGAGCCCACGCCCGACGGCAAGGGCTGGATGGAGATCTGGAACCTCGTCTTCATGCAGTTCGATCGCGCGGGCTCGGAGGCGGCGGGCTACACGCTGGCGCCGCTCCCGAAGCCGTGCGTCGACACCGGCGCGGGCCTCGAGCGCGTGACGAGCGTGCTCCAGGGCAAGACGAGCAACTACGAGACGGACCTCCTCCGCGCGCTCGTCGACAAGGCGGCGGTGATCGCGAAGAAGCCGTACGGCGGCACGCAAGCGGACGACGACGTCTCGATGCGTGTCATCGCCGACCACGCGCGCCTCACCGCGTTCCTCATCGCGGAGGGGATCCAGCCCGACCGCGCCGGCCGCCCGTACGTGCTCCGCCGCGTGATGCGCCGCGCGATCCGCCACGGCCACCGCCTCGGGATCAAGGAGCCGTTCCTGCACGAGGTCGCGCTCGAAGTCGTGAGCACGATGGGCGATCAGTACCCCGAGCTCCGCGAGCGCCAGGCGCTCATCGCGAGCGTCGCGGAGCAAGAGGAGGTCCGCTTCCGCGAGACGATCGACCGCGGTCTCAAGATCCTCGACGACGAGGTGGCGCGCCTCACGAGCGCGGGCCAGTCCACGATCCCGGGCAAGGTCGTCTTCGATCTCGAGGCGACCTACGGGTTCCCGAACGACCTCACCGACGTCATCGCGCGCGAGCGTCGGGTCCACATCGACTACGCGGGCTACAAGGACGAGCTCGAGAAGCACAAGAAGCTCTCCGAGGGCTCGAAGGTCGGCGACGAAGCGGTCGGCGACGTGTGGCGCCACGCGCAGCAGGCGCTCCGCGACGCGGCGGGCGGCAGCGACTCCGCGGCGGTGAAGTTCACCGGCTACGAGCGCGAAGAAGGGGAGGGGCGCGTCCTCTTCCTCGCCCACGGCGCCGAGCGCGCGACGACGGCGACGAAACACGCGAAGCAGGGCGAGAAGGTCGCGGTCGTCGTCGACGAGACGCCGTTCTACGGCGAGTCGGGCGGGCAGGTCGGCGACCGCGGCGTCATCAAGACGAAGTCGGGCGGCAAGGTCCGCGTCGACGACACGCTGAAGCCGCTCACCGGCCTCGTCGTCCACGTCGGCGAGGTCGTCCTTGGCGAGATCCTCGAGGGCGACGCGGTGAAGCTCGAGGTCGATCACGCCGCGCGCACGGCGACGCGGCGCAACCACTCCGCGACGCACCTCCTCCACTGGGCGCTGCGCAAGGTCGTCGGCGAGAGCGCGCAGCAGAAGGGCTCGCTCGTCGCGCCCGATCGCCTTCGCTTCGACTACTCCTCCGGCAAGCCGCTCACGGCGGAGCAGATCCAGCAGATCGAGGACCTCGTGAACGAGAAGATCCTCCTCGACGCGCCGGTGCTCACGGAGGTGCTCCCGCAGGCGGAGGCGAAGAAGCGCGGAGCGATGGCGATCTTCGAGGAGAAGTACGGCGACGTCGTGCGCGTCCTCACGATGACGAAGGACTCGGTCGAGCTCTGCGGCGGCACGCACGCGCGCGCGCTCGGCGAGATCGGCATGTTCAAGATCCTCTCCGACAACGGCATCGCCGCGGGCGTCCGTCGCGTCGAGGCCGCGACGGGCCTCAACGCGCTCAAGTACGTGCGCGATCTCGAGGGCACGATGCGTCAGGCGGCGAGCCTCGTGAAGGCGGCGCCGAGCGAGCTGCCGGAGAAGATCGAGCGCCTCCTCGCCGACGCGAAGAAGCTCGACAAGGAGCTCGCGGAGGCGAAGCGCAAGGCGGCGATGGGCGGCGGCGGCAACGGCGGCGCCGGCGGCGGGCTCGACACGTGGGTGCAGAGTGCACGCACCACCTCCTTCGGCAAGGTGCTCTCGCTGAAGCTCGACGTCCCCGACAACGCGATGCTGCGCGAGGTGGCGGAGAAGCTGCGCGACAAGCTCGGCGAGTCGGTCGTCCTCGTCGGCTCGGTCGCGGGCCCGAAGGCGATGCTGGTCCTCACCGTCTCGAAGGCGCTGACGCAGCAGTTCAAGGCCGGCGATCTCATCCGCCCCATCGCCCAGATCCTCGGCGGCTCCGGCGGCGGCCGCCCCGACATGGCCCAAGCCGGCGGCACGGAGGTCGGCAAGATCGATGAAGCCCTCGGCAAGCTCTACGAGCTCGTCGGCGCCGCGGGCTGA
- a CDS encoding Uma2 family endonuclease has protein sequence MAKAPRIPTLADLDALPPGIKGEIIEGVLYTMTRPRGPHQALGLEIGGDLKNPFGKGRGGPGGWWLLIEPGIELPGTPEISPDIAGWRKERMPELPRDSAISVVPDWVCEILSPTTRRHNLLIKKPYYAKIGVKHHWIVDLEARTLTVYRLTNGQWLELATYGDESEARIEPFDAVPLDVAGWWV, from the coding sequence ATGGCGAAGGCACCGAGGATCCCCACCCTCGCCGACCTCGACGCGCTGCCGCCCGGGATCAAGGGCGAGATCATCGAGGGCGTGCTCTACACGATGACGCGGCCGCGCGGGCCGCATCAGGCGCTGGGACTCGAGATCGGCGGTGACCTCAAGAATCCGTTCGGCAAAGGTCGTGGCGGGCCGGGCGGCTGGTGGCTCCTGATCGAGCCCGGAATCGAGCTCCCCGGCACGCCCGAGATTTCCCCGGACATCGCGGGCTGGCGGAAGGAGCGGATGCCCGAGCTGCCGCGCGATTCGGCGATCTCGGTCGTGCCCGACTGGGTCTGCGAAATCCTCTCGCCCACGACACGCCGCCACAACCTCCTCATCAAGAAGCCCTACTACGCCAAGATCGGCGTCAAGCATCATTGGATCGTCGACCTCGAGGCGCGGACGCTCACGGTCTATCGCCTCACGAACGGCCAATGGCTCGAGCTCGCGACCTATGGCGACGAGAGCGAGGCGCGCATCGAGCCGTTCGACGCGGTGCCGCTCGACGTCGCCGGATGGTGGGTCTGA
- a CDS encoding NAD(P)/FAD-dependent oxidoreductase produces the protein MQQPDVLIVGGGLNGLACALFLCRSGLTVQVLDDKQIVGGIHRTEFPFAKAPRLPTFTGAHRVGFVPGALAAQLGVTLPLAPRDPALFVPTTTPGRYLLAGPGAAGLRAADPSDADALDAMHAELDALVSDLATAWIAAPVSIEEIRERWIRPELRDAFTGLVRGTFAEYVARFNVQSGLVKAALAADSLGGSFASWDTPGSGASLLVRHAAASPAGGGDAIPLGGMAAVARALGDAGKAAGVRFATGTAVTQILVEGNAATGVVLEDGRILRANAVVTSADPWRLRALVGPSHLSAEYTRRIDAWVRPGGIAKLLVAFAELPRFACLPEENGQHRATTLLLPGGEDDAVRALGRAFADANAGRIPIETPIELVFPNAADPSIRDPDGRESASLLVPWVPYDVAGSTWTSEEERFTSALLDTLESFAPGARASVVDTVLLHPKKLETHFGVTRGHLHHVDDTALFGDRLPPTTPLSGLYTCGRGCGPAAGVVGVAGLNAARRVIADLELALERTEVGIHE, from the coding sequence ATGCAGCAGCCGGACGTGCTCATCGTCGGCGGAGGCTTGAACGGCCTGGCTTGCGCGCTCTTCCTCTGCCGCTCGGGCCTCACGGTCCAGGTCCTCGACGACAAGCAGATCGTCGGCGGCATCCATCGCACCGAGTTCCCGTTCGCGAAGGCGCCGCGCCTCCCCACCTTCACCGGCGCGCACCGCGTGGGCTTCGTCCCGGGCGCGCTCGCGGCGCAGCTCGGCGTCACGCTCCCGCTCGCGCCGCGCGATCCCGCGCTCTTCGTGCCGACGACGACGCCGGGACGTTACCTCCTCGCCGGCCCCGGCGCGGCGGGCCTCCGCGCCGCCGACCCGAGCGACGCGGACGCGCTCGACGCGATGCACGCCGAGCTCGACGCGCTCGTCTCCGACCTCGCGACGGCGTGGATCGCGGCGCCGGTGTCGATCGAGGAGATCCGCGAGCGCTGGATCCGGCCGGAGCTCCGCGACGCGTTCACCGGCCTCGTCCGCGGCACGTTCGCGGAGTACGTCGCGCGCTTCAACGTGCAGAGCGGCCTCGTGAAGGCGGCGCTCGCGGCGGACTCGCTCGGCGGCTCGTTCGCGTCGTGGGACACGCCGGGCAGCGGCGCGTCCTTGCTCGTGCGCCACGCGGCGGCGTCGCCCGCGGGCGGCGGCGACGCGATCCCGCTCGGCGGCATGGCCGCGGTCGCGCGCGCGCTCGGCGACGCGGGCAAGGCGGCGGGCGTCCGCTTCGCGACCGGCACCGCCGTGACGCAGATCCTCGTCGAGGGCAACGCCGCGACCGGCGTCGTGCTCGAGGACGGCCGCATCCTCCGCGCGAACGCGGTCGTCACGAGCGCCGACCCGTGGCGCCTCCGCGCGCTCGTCGGCCCGTCCCATTTGTCTGCAGAATACACGCGTCGCATCGACGCCTGGGTGCGCCCGGGCGGGATCGCGAAGCTCCTCGTCGCGTTCGCGGAGCTCCCGCGCTTCGCGTGCCTGCCCGAGGAGAACGGCCAGCACCGCGCGACGACGCTCCTCCTCCCCGGCGGCGAGGACGACGCGGTGCGCGCGCTCGGCCGCGCCTTCGCCGACGCGAACGCGGGGCGGATCCCGATCGAGACGCCGATCGAGCTCGTGTTCCCGAACGCGGCGGACCCGAGCATCCGCGATCCCGACGGTCGCGAGAGCGCGTCGCTCCTCGTGCCGTGGGTGCCGTACGACGTCGCGGGCAGCACGTGGACGAGCGAGGAGGAGCGCTTCACGAGCGCGCTCCTCGACACGCTCGAGTCGTTCGCGCCCGGCGCGCGCGCGTCGGTCGTCGACACGGTGCTCCTCCATCCGAAGAAGCTCGAGACGCATTTCGGCGTGACGCGGGGGCATCTCCATCACGTCGACGACACGGCGCTCTTCGGCGATCGGCTCCCGCCGACCACGCCGCTGAGCGGCCTCTACACGTGCGGGCGCGGCTGCGGGCCCGCCGCGGGCGTGGTCGGCGTGGCGGGGTTGAACGCGGCGCGCCGAGTGATCGCCGATCTCGAGCTCGCGCTGGAGCGCACCGAAGTCGGGATCCACGAATGA
- the dapE gene encoding succinyl-diaminopimelate desuccinylase, whose product MTREVESLDATLLWLCAIPSPIGEEKELCDAVAERLARQELAGPIRRYNDSIVVPVLRKKQAGRPHVALVGHLDTVRTENGPARAEGGRIYGAGAADMKAGLAVMIVLAETASVTELVACDLTLVFYAREEGPYLENELGPVLEKDDDLKTVDLAICLEPSDNKLHLGCCGAIHATVTFQGRTAHSARPWEGDNAVVKAAGLLDRLAKLEPIAHEIDGHVYKTVTTVTLANGGRGKNIVPDTFVLNLNHRFAPSTSSEQAQADLRALIGEGPKVEITDVSPAALPNASHPLVQKLVAAGVRGVEPKQAWTDVGRFAALGVPAVNFGPGENAQAHQKNESTDTKLVFEGYRILLGWLLGMSG is encoded by the coding sequence ATGACGAGAGAGGTCGAGTCGCTCGACGCGACGCTGCTCTGGCTCTGCGCGATCCCTTCGCCGATCGGCGAGGAGAAGGAGCTCTGCGACGCGGTCGCCGAGCGCCTCGCGCGGCAGGAGCTCGCCGGTCCCATCCGCCGCTACAACGACTCGATCGTCGTCCCGGTCCTGCGGAAGAAGCAAGCGGGCCGGCCGCACGTCGCGCTGGTGGGCCACCTCGACACCGTGCGCACGGAGAACGGCCCCGCGCGAGCGGAGGGCGGCCGCATCTACGGCGCGGGCGCGGCGGACATGAAGGCGGGGCTCGCGGTGATGATCGTCCTCGCCGAGACGGCGTCGGTGACGGAGCTCGTCGCGTGCGACCTCACGCTCGTCTTCTATGCGCGCGAGGAGGGTCCGTACCTCGAGAACGAGCTCGGGCCGGTGCTCGAAAAGGACGACGACCTCAAGACGGTGGACCTCGCGATCTGCCTCGAGCCCTCCGACAACAAGCTGCACCTCGGCTGCTGCGGCGCGATCCACGCGACGGTCACGTTCCAGGGCCGCACCGCGCACTCGGCGCGTCCGTGGGAGGGCGACAACGCGGTGGTGAAGGCGGCGGGCCTGCTCGATCGCCTCGCGAAGCTCGAGCCGATCGCGCACGAGATCGACGGTCACGTCTACAAGACGGTGACGACGGTGACCCTCGCGAACGGCGGCCGCGGCAAGAACATCGTGCCCGACACGTTCGTGTTGAACCTCAACCATCGCTTCGCGCCGAGCACGTCGTCCGAGCAGGCCCAGGCGGACCTCCGCGCGCTGATCGGCGAGGGCCCGAAGGTCGAGATCACGGACGTCTCGCCCGCCGCGCTCCCGAACGCGAGCCACCCGCTCGTCCAGAAGCTCGTCGCGGCGGGCGTCCGCGGGGTGGAGCCGAAGCAGGCGTGGACGGACGTGGGCCGGTTCGCCGCCCTCGGCGTCCCCGCCGTCAACTTCGGACCGGGCGAAAATGCGCAGGCGCACCAGAAGAACGAGTCGACCGATACGAAGCTGGTCTTCGAGGGCTATCGCATCCTGCTGGGGTGGCTTCTCGGCATGTCGGGCTGA
- the ndk gene encoding nucleoside-diphosphate kinase — translation MAVERTLSIIKPDAVEKKKAGAILALLEESGFNILACKRVHLSKEVAEGFYAVHKARPFFGELVQFMTRSPVFVAVLEREDAVLQYRKVMGATDPAKADAGTIRKLYGANVGENACHGSDSLENAQIEIAYFFPASEVSPKAG, via the coding sequence ATGGCCGTCGAACGCACGCTGTCGATCATCAAGCCGGACGCCGTCGAGAAGAAGAAGGCCGGCGCGATCCTCGCACTCCTCGAGGAGTCGGGGTTCAACATCCTCGCGTGCAAGCGCGTGCACCTCTCGAAGGAGGTCGCGGAGGGCTTCTACGCCGTCCACAAGGCGCGCCCCTTCTTCGGCGAGCTCGTGCAGTTCATGACCCGCTCGCCGGTGTTCGTCGCCGTGCTCGAGCGTGAGGACGCCGTCCTACAGTACCGCAAGGTCATGGGCGCCACCGATCCGGCGAAGGCCGACGCGGGCACGATCCGCAAGCTCTACGGCGCGAACGTCGGCGAGAACGCGTGCCACGGCTCCGACTCGCTCGAGAACGCGCAGATCGAGATCGCCTACTTCTTCCCCGCGTCCGAAGTCTCCCCCAAGGCCGGCTGA
- a CDS encoding HEAT repeat domain-containing protein has translation MIIAALTTTVHSVALDRELTESADFRVRVQAALRLAKAGASSRPDLEAGLKDSHPAVRIACAGGLKDIGDAAAIPALTRALSGESYAGAKTTMQDAIDKLKAGGAVKQPGGNTSLAGAHYVVQLGAMKNVSGSRGDDLDAIMRSAARAKAGSIKHAVVIDGSDPGVLKRATAANIPVLQIDGNLTKLTSSKGTDGATVVSAKVDMSVRKLPAQTLKGTVSGNASGSAGSSRGTSDQGIRELQNRVVGGAVESAVGSMGNELASLSK, from the coding sequence ATGATCATCGCTGCTCTGACGACGACCGTTCATTCGGTCGCGTTGGACCGTGAGCTCACGGAGTCGGCCGACTTCCGCGTTCGCGTGCAGGCGGCGCTTCGGCTCGCGAAGGCGGGCGCGTCGTCGCGTCCGGATCTCGAGGCGGGGCTGAAGGACTCGCACCCCGCGGTGCGCATCGCGTGCGCGGGCGGCCTCAAGGACATCGGCGACGCCGCCGCGATCCCCGCCCTCACGCGCGCGCTCAGCGGCGAGTCGTACGCCGGCGCGAAGACGACGATGCAGGACGCGATCGACAAGCTGAAGGCGGGCGGCGCGGTGAAGCAGCCCGGCGGCAACACGTCGCTCGCGGGCGCGCACTACGTCGTGCAGCTCGGGGCGATGAAGAACGTGTCGGGCTCGCGCGGCGACGACCTCGACGCGATCATGCGCTCCGCCGCGCGCGCGAAGGCGGGCTCGATCAAGCACGCGGTCGTCATCGACGGCTCCGATCCGGGCGTCCTCAAGCGCGCGACGGCGGCGAACATCCCGGTCCTCCAGATCGACGGCAACCTCACGAAGCTCACGTCGTCGAAGGGCACCGACGGCGCGACGGTCGTGAGCGCGAAGGTCGACATGTCCGTCCGCAAGCTGCCGGCGCAGACGCTCAAGGGCACCGTGAGCGGCAACGCATCGGGCAGCGCCGGCTCGAGCCGCGGCACGAGCGATCAGGGGATCCGCGAGCTCCAGAACCGCGTCGTCGGCGGCGCCGTCGAGAGCGCCGTCGGCTCGATGGGCAACGAGCTCGCGAGCCTCTCGAAGTAA
- a CDS encoding Uma2 family endonuclease yields MAQHAKPGSTPDDAWLPPAPDVSHLITEDGKPVDSFLSEKQMRLLTATLYESWTPPEGRRFLAAMNVGVFAVARNPAIVPDVFLSLDVDPPALTGPDRLRSYFIWEFGKPPDIAIEIVSDTEGDELSAKLRDYERMRVAHYVVFDPLKKLSKQELSAFALDGVTYVMHPAARFEKIGLGLVVWEGELEGIRERWLRWTDLEGNLIPTGAERAETEKQRAETEKQRAETEKQRADQLAAKLRALGVDPDA; encoded by the coding sequence ATGGCTCAACACGCGAAGCCTGGGTCGACCCCCGATGACGCGTGGCTGCCGCCCGCGCCCGACGTCAGCCACCTCATCACCGAGGACGGAAAACCGGTGGACAGCTTCCTCTCCGAGAAGCAGATGCGCCTCCTCACCGCGACGCTCTACGAGAGCTGGACGCCGCCGGAGGGACGCCGCTTCCTCGCCGCGATGAACGTCGGCGTCTTCGCGGTCGCTCGCAACCCCGCGATCGTGCCGGACGTCTTCCTGAGCCTCGACGTCGATCCGCCCGCGCTCACGGGTCCCGATCGCCTCCGGTCGTACTTCATCTGGGAGTTCGGCAAGCCGCCCGACATCGCGATCGAGATCGTCTCCGACACCGAAGGCGACGAGCTGAGCGCCAAGCTCCGCGACTACGAGCGCATGCGCGTCGCGCACTACGTCGTCTTCGACCCGCTCAAGAAGCTCTCGAAACAGGAGCTGAGCGCCTTCGCGCTCGACGGCGTCACGTACGTGATGCATCCGGCCGCTCGCTTCGAGAAGATCGGGCTCGGCCTCGTCGTCTGGGAGGGCGAGCTCGAGGGTATCCGCGAGCGTTGGCTGCGCTGGACCGACCTCGAAGGAAACCTCATCCCGACCGGCGCGGAGCGCGCAGAGACCGAGAAGCAGCGCGCAGAGACCGAGAAGCAGCGCGCAGAGACCGAGAAGCAGCGCGCAGACCAGCTCGCCGCGAAGCTCCGTGCGCTGGGCGTCGATCCCGACGCCTGA
- a CDS encoding Uma2 family endonuclease, translated as MTLPIRLSPAGFPMAPTQEEWDALSSTERAAVVAALPGEVTDAEMTPPEGDRHFKAKTKTLGALRSYFSSAKRRVYLAAELPVYYPNAPRFAPDLLAVLDVEDHDRDKWIVSAEGRGLDWVMEVHVGGDRKKDAERNVVRYAQLGIPEYFLYDRSKNSLFAYRLSTPSATTYTPIVPQAGLYASNVLGLEVQVQKDRLRFYAGSAMLLESEELISRLEDMLEQAQTRAEEEARRREEEARRREEVEAENAKLRAELEALKKK; from the coding sequence ATGACGCTCCCCATTCGCCTGAGCCCCGCCGGGTTCCCGATGGCTCCGACGCAGGAGGAGTGGGACGCGCTCTCGTCGACCGAGCGCGCGGCGGTCGTCGCAGCGTTGCCGGGCGAGGTGACCGACGCCGAGATGACGCCGCCGGAGGGAGATCGGCACTTCAAGGCGAAGACGAAGACGCTCGGCGCGCTCCGCAGCTACTTCTCGAGCGCGAAGCGTCGTGTGTACCTGGCCGCGGAGCTGCCGGTGTACTACCCGAACGCTCCACGGTTCGCGCCGGATCTCCTCGCGGTGCTGGACGTCGAGGACCACGATCGCGACAAGTGGATCGTGAGCGCCGAGGGGCGCGGTCTCGACTGGGTGATGGAAGTCCACGTCGGCGGAGATCGGAAGAAGGACGCAGAGCGCAACGTCGTTCGGTATGCCCAGCTCGGTATTCCCGAGTACTTCCTCTACGACCGAAGCAAGAACAGCCTCTTCGCCTATCGGCTCTCGACGCCGAGCGCGACGACCTACACCCCCATCGTCCCGCAAGCGGGCCTCTACGCGTCGAACGTGCTCGGGCTCGAGGTGCAGGTCCAGAAGGACCGCCTCCGGTTCTACGCCGGCTCCGCGATGCTCCTCGAGAGCGAAGAGCTCATCTCGCGCCTCGAAGACATGCTCGAGCAGGCCCAAACACGCGCCGAGGAAGAGGCACGCCGGCGTGAAGAAGAGGCGCGACGGCGCGAGGAGGTCGAGGCCGAGAACGCGAAGCTGCGCGCCGAGCTCGAGGCGCTCAAGAAGAAATAA